Proteins from a single region of Acidianus ambivalens:
- a CDS encoding DUF2258 domain-containing protein: protein MSEAQRDIERAEEYEETTPRTSVLGENRFELSTGLIIAARYADKLRRVALVALSKMVPKDIIIRDVSEFNKNLYDKIVNQMKIDKLDVIKIVVSVSYDKSQNKLIFEDTKIIRYYTEEECKKQYESVIQENEKLKKEIGEIRKKLSDLLGSVQ from the coding sequence ATGTCAGAGGCTCAAAGAGATATTGAAAGAGCAGAGGAATACGAGGAAACAACGCCAAGAACTTCTGTCTTAGGTGAGAACAGATTTGAATTATCTACTGGACTAATAATTGCAGCTAGATATGCAGATAAGTTAAGGAGAGTAGCCTTAGTGGCGTTAAGTAAGATGGTTCCTAAAGATATTATAATAAGGGATGTATCCGAATTTAATAAGAATTTATACGATAAAATAGTAAATCAAATGAAAATTGATAAATTAGATGTAATAAAAATAGTTGTATCTGTTAGTTACGACAAATCTCAAAATAAATTAATTTTTGAGGATACTAAAATTATAAGATATTACACAGAGGAGGAATGCAAAAAGCAGTATGAGTCAGTAATTCAAGAGAATGAAAAACTAAAAAAGGAAATAGGCGAAATAAGGAAAAAATTATCTGACTTACTTGGTTCAGTTCAATAA